GCAGCGCACTATCGCTTTGCCTTCGAAGCTTGTGATAACACGGATGTCGGGCATGGTTTCTGTAAGTTTTTCGAGAGCCGACAGAACCTCTGTTCTACCCGCTTCTTGAGGAACTTTGTAGACGATGTAGCGCCTTCTGCCACGGACCGCTTTCACGACCATGGATTGCGGTAAAGTGTTCCTTATCTTAACTTCTTTCCCTACGTTCGGGGACGTCGGCCATGCCGACTTCTAATCAGCTATATTTTAAGGTTTGCCTAAATTATTTTAGTTTTAGCGATGGATGATTCACACATCCAACTGTTAAAATGAGCCAGATAAAAAATTAACGCTGTTAATACCAATTCAGTCATTATTTAAATCCTACCTTAACGGTGTTAATTATAAAAGTTAAATTTTCCTTCGCCTAATTACGAAATAATTTTAAAAAATCTACTAAAATAATTGTAGCATTACCCTAAAGGATGAGATAAATCGGTATACTCAATATTCTGTCTGGTACAGGTCAAGATGGTGAAAAATTAAACGAATATTGATTTAAACAAAAATCGTAAACTGTTTGCCTTTATAATATGTAAAACACAAATTTAAAGTTTACTTATATGGCCTTAATATACAATGATTCCATCCTATATTACATTCCAAAATACGGAGGCAATGATTTGAGTAAATCGGCATTGGTTATCGGAGGAGGAATTGCGGGAATTCAGGCATCGCTTGATCTCGCAGACAGGGACATTCATGTCTACCTTGTGGAGAAAGACCCCACAATCGGAGGTATAATGTGCCGTCTGGACAAGACATTCCCTACGAATGATTGTTCAGCATGTATCCTCTCGCCTAAAATGGCGGATTGTAACGGACACCCGAACATTGACGTTCTGACCTACCATGAGGTCCAGAAAGTCGAGGGTGAAGCAGGTAACTTTAAGGTCACAGTTCTGAAGAAGGCCAGGTACGTCAACCCCAGTGAGTGTACCGGCTGCGGTGACTGTATCGCAAAGTGTCCTGTAAAGAACATCCCGGACAAATACGAGTTCGGGCTTACAACAAGGAAAGCGATCTACATCCCCCACGCACAGGCCGTCCCCCGTGTCGCGGTCATCGACTCGTCTGTGTGCATGAAGATCAACAAGGACAAGTGCGGAAACTGTCAGAAAGTCTGCGGTAAGGGAGCAATCCACTACGACGACAAGGACGAGCTCATCACCCTTGATGTCGGATCCATCATCGCAGCTACCGGATTCAAGGTTTGGGACGCAAACGTCGCAACCGAGTACGGATACGGCAGATTCCAGAACGTCGTCACTGCAATCGAGTACGAGAGGATCATGTGCGCATCCGGACCTCACAGGGGACACATCGTCGTTCCCTCTTCTGGTGAGACACCCAAGAAGATCGCATACATCCAGTGCTGCGGTTCCAGGTCCCAGAAGAAGGGCTGGAAGAAGTACTGCTCGTCCGTTTGCTGTATGTACGCGACCAAGCAGGCAATGATCACAAAGGAGCACGGAGACCTTCAGGAGGACATCTTCTTCATGGACATCAGGTCCTACGGAAAGGAGTTCGAGGCCTACATCGAGAGAGGCCAGAAGGAGTACGGAATCAACATGCACCGCGGTGCACGTGTCTCCAACATCGAGGAAGACCCCGTCACAAAGAAGCTCATCATCAACTACACCGATGACAACAACGACGGAGTCTCCGAGGAGTTCGACATGGCAGTTCTGTCCATCGGACTCACACCCCCCGAGGGAGCAGAGGAATTCGCACAGACACTCGGAATCGAGCTCAACGAGTACGGATTCTGTAAGACCACCGTCTTCCACCCCCTCGAGACAACCAGGCCCGGTATCTTCGTGACCGGAGCCTTCGCAGCACCCAAGGACATCCCCACATCCGTTGCAGAGGCATGCGGAGCCGCAGCCAAGGCCGGAGCATGGATCGTCGGAAAGGACTTCGAGCCCTGCGCTCCCAAAGTCTACCCCGAGGAGAAGGATGTCATCGGCGCAGAGCCCAGGGTCGGAGTATGGGTCTGCCACTGCGGTATCAACATCGGATCAGTCGTCGATGTCCCCGCCGTTGCAGAGTACGCAAAGACACTGCCCAACGTCGTATACGCGACAGAGTCTCAGTACGCATGCGCACAGGACTGTCTGGATGCAATCTCGAACGCAATCGGAGAGATGGGTCTGAACAGGGTCGTCGTCGCATCCTGTACACCCAGGACACACGAGCCCCTCTTCAGGGAGGCATGCAGGAACGGAGGACTGAACAAGTACCTGTTCAACATGGCCAACATCCGTGACCAGTGCTCTTGGATTCACATGCACGCCCACGAGGAGGCAACCGCAAAGGCAAAGGACCTTATCAGAATGGCAATCGCCAAGGCCTGCCTGCTTGAGCCTCTCGAGGGATCCGAGATCCCCGTCACCCAGGCCGCAGCAGTCATCGGAGGAGGAATCACCGGTATGAACGCTGCACTCGACATCGCCGCACAGGGATACCCTGTACACATCGTCGAGAGGGAGAAGGAGCTCGGAGGATTCGCGCGTAACTTCAACTTTAAAGAAGATGGAGTAGAGGTCAAGGACTACCTCGCAGACCTGATCAAGAAGATCAACCACAACAAGCTGATCACAGTCCACACCGGAGTCACAGTCAAGGACATCCCCGGATTCAAGGGTAACTTCGAACTCCAGCTCAGCGACGGTTCCAGCTACCCTGTCGGAGGAGTTCTCTTCGCAGTCGGAGCCGCTCAGTATCAGCCCAACGAGTACAACTTCGGAACCGACCCCAAGGTCACAACCCAGATCGCTCTCGAGAAGAAGATCGAGGCTGGCGAGTTCACCGGAAAGGATGTCGCGTTCATCAGCTGTATCGGTTCGAGGAACGAGAAGGTCCACTACTGCTCTCGTGTCTGCTGCGCATCCATGCTCAGGAACGCAATCAAGATCAAGATGAAGGATCCCACCGCAAACGTCACTGTCATCCACAAGGACATCAGGACATACGGATTCCGCGAGGAGCTCTACCTCAAGGCATGCCAGCTCGGTGTCAGGTTCTTAAGGTACCCTGTAGAGAACGAGCTCCCCGCCTACGACGGAAAGACCGTCAAGGCATTCGATGCAACACTCGGAGAGGAACTCGAGATCCCCGTCGACACACTCGTGCTCGCAACCGGAATCGCACCCCTCAG
This Thermoplasmata archaeon DNA region includes the following protein-coding sequences:
- a CDS encoding CoB--CoM heterodisulfide reductase iron-sulfur subunit A family protein, which produces MALIYNDSILYYIPKYGGNDLSKSALVIGGGIAGIQASLDLADRDIHVYLVEKDPTIGGIMCRLDKTFPTNDCSACILSPKMADCNGHPNIDVLTYHEVQKVEGEAGNFKVTVLKKARYVNPSECTGCGDCIAKCPVKNIPDKYEFGLTTRKAIYIPHAQAVPRVAVIDSSVCMKINKDKCGNCQKVCGKGAIHYDDKDELITLDVGSIIAATGFKVWDANVATEYGYGRFQNVVTAIEYERIMCASGPHRGHIVVPSSGETPKKIAYIQCCGSRSQKKGWKKYCSSVCCMYATKQAMITKEHGDLQEDIFFMDIRSYGKEFEAYIERGQKEYGINMHRGARVSNIEEDPVTKKLIINYTDDNNDGVSEEFDMAVLSIGLTPPEGAEEFAQTLGIELNEYGFCKTTVFHPLETTRPGIFVTGAFAAPKDIPTSVAEACGAAAKAGAWIVGKDFEPCAPKVYPEEKDVIGAEPRVGVWVCHCGINIGSVVDVPAVAEYAKTLPNVVYATESQYACAQDCLDAISNAIGEMGLNRVVVASCTPRTHEPLFREACRNGGLNKYLFNMANIRDQCSWIHMHAHEEATAKAKDLIRMAIAKACLLEPLEGSEIPVTQAAAVIGGGITGMNAALDIAAQGYPVHIVEREKELGGFARNFNFKEDGVEVKDYLADLIKKINHNKLITVHTGVTVKDIPGFKGNFELQLSDGSSYPVGGVLFAVGAAQYQPNEYNFGTDPKVTTQIALEKKIEAGEFTGKDVAFISCIGSRNEKVHYCSRVCCASMLRNAIKIKMKDPTANVTVIHKDIRTYGFREELYLKACQLGVRFLRYPVENELPAYDGKTVKAFDATLGEELEIPVDTLVLATGIAPLREEKEELAKMVKVPISKDGYYFEAHQKLRPVDFATEGVYVAGAAHWPKFMDECIAQASGAASRMLTVISKSKYISEGIVATSNPDRCDGCGVCVGCCDYNAISLVQQPNGAFKSFVNAGLCKGCGSCVASCPAGAMEQRGFRNKQICAEIDACLDYPVGGE